One window from the genome of Acanthochromis polyacanthus isolate Apoly-LR-REF ecotype Palm Island chromosome 21, KAUST_Apoly_ChrSc, whole genome shotgun sequence encodes:
- the LOC127531550 gene encoding small integral membrane protein 36-like: MGFLENYQEIDPVTLNLCILIASYVILLLVFLISCIMYDCRGKDPTKEYAPDPQPPTQSPIRLVVMQSSPAPVGRWDTANMITTYHEPSQSDFREKKSTMV, from the coding sequence ATGGGCTTTCTGGAAAACTACCAGGAGATTGACCCCGTCACTTTGAACCTTTGCATCCTCATCGCCAGCTACGTTATCTTGCTCCTGGTCTTCCTGATATCCTGTATCATGTACGACTGCCGGGGCAAAGATCCCACCAAGGAGTACGCCCCGGACCCACAGCCACCCACTCAGTCTCCCATCAGGCTGGTAGTGATGCAGAGCTCTCCGGCTCCTGTGGGACGGTGGGACACGGCCAACATGATCACCACCTACCACGAGCCATCGCAGTCAGACTTTAGGGAGAAGAAGAGCACGATGGTTTGA